The Lycium barbarum isolate Lr01 chromosome 12, ASM1917538v2, whole genome shotgun sequence genome includes a region encoding these proteins:
- the LOC132625223 gene encoding mitochondrial import receptor subunit TOM20, with protein MEMQNDFDRLLFFEHARKTAETTYAKDPLDAENLTRWGGALLELSQFQSVTESKKMISDAISKLEEALEVNPQKHDAIWCLGNAHTSQAFLTPDEDEAKVYFDKAAQYFQQAVDADPENELYRKSYEVSSKAPELHAEIHKQGAMQQAMGQAMGPGPSTSTSTKGSKKKKSSDLKYDILGWVILAVGLVAWVGFGKSNAPPPPR; from the exons ATGGAAATGCAAAACGATTTCGATAGGCTCCTATTCTTCGAGCACGCTCGAAAGACTGCTGAAACCACCTATGCTAAAGATCCTCTGGATGCTGAG AACTTGACGAGATGGGGAGGTGCATTGTTGGAATTATCACAGTTCCAGTCCGTCACCGAATCAAAGAAGATGATTTCTG ATGCTATCTCAAAGTTAGAGGAGGCTTTGGAGGTTAATCCACAGAAGCATGATGCGATTTGGTGTTTGGGGAATGCCCATACATCCCAGGCATTTCTAACTCCTGATGAAGACGAGGCTAAGGTTTACTTCGACAAAGCGGCTCAGTACTTCCAGCAAGCTGTTGATGCA GATCCAGAGAATGAGCTTTATCGGAAATCATATGAAGTTTCTTCTAAG GCTCCAGAGTTGCATGCCGAGATTCACAAACAAGGTGCCATGCAACAAGCCATGGGTCAAGCTATGGGACCAGGACCTTCTACATCAACGAGTACAAAG GgttcgaagaagaagaagagcagTGATCTGAAGTATGACATTTTGGGATGGGTAATACTTGCGGTTGGACTTGTTGCGTGGGTTGGTTTTGGGAAATCTAATGCTCCTCCTCCTCCAAGATAA
- the LOC132625222 gene encoding uncharacterized protein LOC132625222: MSLEAKAVGAHCGIAGAMPLQFPTRVSFHSAVPLPTRRFQPLAVVKKSPKRLKYSAPRLTKEDGLLYVQVDQFGLDSWKLDPVVELLKGGAVGVIPTDTVYAIVCDLNNRSAIERLRRIKEIEPSKPLSIICRSFRDIDTYTTGFPRGNAQGLTDIFRAVKHCLPGPYTFILTASKQLPKQCTRYGTAASRYVSRKKVGVRIPDDPVCQAILEKLDGPLISTSVKSPKENEWILDPVIIADVYGPEGLDFVVDAGLRVADPSTVVDMTESVPRIIRQGKGPKQPWMLSEDDESALDE; encoded by the exons ATGTCATTGGAAGCTAAAGCAGTAGGAGCACACTGTGGAATTGCCGGAGCTATGCCTCTCCAATTCCCCACTCGCGTGTCGTTCCACAGTGCAGTTCCTCTGCCAACACGCCGATTCCAACCGTTGGCCGTTGTTAAGAAAAGCCCTAAACGCCTTAAATACTCCGCTCCTCGCTTAACTAAG GAAGATGGATTGCTGTATGTTCAAGTTGATCAATTTGGGTTGGACTCGTGGAAGTTGGATCCAGTTGTTGAACTTCTTAAAGGAGGAGCTGTTGGAGTGATTCCCACTGACACCGT GTATGCAATAGTTTGTGACCTGAACAATCGTTCAGCCATTGAACGTCTTCGTAG AATAAAAGAGATAGAACCTTCAAAG CCCCTTAGTATCATATGTCGATCCTTCCGtgacatagatacatatacaacTGGATTTCCCCGTGGTAATGCCCAAGGGCTTACAGATATTTTCCGAGCAGTCAAGCACTGTCTACCCGGTCCT TACACTTTCATCTTAACTGCTAGCAAACAGCTACCAAAACAATGCACGAGATACGGGACTGCAGCTTCCAGATATGTTTCAAGGAAAAAGGTTGGTGTCCGCATACCTGATGATCCTGTCTGTCAAGCAATCTTAGAAAAGCTGGATGGACCTCTGATATCCACAAG CGTCAAGTCACCAAAGGAGAACGAGTGGATACTTGATCCCGTCATTATAGCTGATGTATATGGTCCAGAG GGacttgattttgttgttgatgcGGGTCTTCGAGTGGCTGATCCGTCTACCGTAGTTGATATGACTGAAAGTGTTCCTCGGATTATACGGCAGGGCAAG GGTCCTAAGCAGCCTTGGATGCTATCGGAAGATGATGAGTCTGCCTTAGATGAATAG